Proteins co-encoded in one Halorussus vallis genomic window:
- a CDS encoding helix-turn-helix transcriptional regulator translates to MESARDEVEFLVRSEHRVEALEALAERPRGRSELRPTGASSSTVGRTLREFETRGWIVRDGHEYRLTAEGEFVADEVTSLLDRMETRQKLREVARWLPTEKLGISIEAFAEAVVTVVDDEEPYRPVRRYDELIENAETMRAFGTPTLKSANAGTLFRNVRAGTDTEIIYPSPIVEAVLDWSPEAAERGLASGNLTILLHDTLPCGLTIFDDRVALTGYDPDTGMLRAIVDTDAAEAREWATALYDAYREEAEPLDLDAPEA, encoded by the coding sequence ATGGAAAGTGCGCGCGACGAGGTCGAGTTTCTCGTCCGCTCGGAGCACCGCGTCGAGGCGCTCGAGGCGCTGGCCGAGCGTCCGCGCGGTCGGTCGGAACTCCGACCGACCGGCGCCTCGTCGTCGACCGTCGGACGCACGCTACGCGAGTTCGAAACGAGGGGCTGGATCGTCCGGGACGGACACGAGTATCGACTGACTGCGGAGGGGGAGTTCGTCGCCGATGAGGTGACGAGCCTGCTCGACCGGATGGAAACCAGACAGAAGCTCAGGGAAGTCGCTCGGTGGCTGCCGACCGAGAAACTCGGTATCAGCATCGAGGCGTTCGCCGAGGCGGTCGTCACGGTCGTCGACGACGAGGAACCGTACCGGCCGGTTCGGCGCTACGACGAACTGATAGAGAACGCCGAGACGATGCGGGCGTTCGGGACGCCGACGCTCAAGTCGGCCAACGCCGGCACGCTCTTCCGGAACGTCCGGGCCGGCACGGACACCGAGATCATCTACCCGTCGCCGATCGTCGAGGCGGTGCTGGACTGGTCGCCCGAGGCGGCCGAGCGGGGACTCGCGAGCGGCAACCTCACCATCCTGCTCCACGACACCCTGCCGTGCGGGCTGACCATCTTCGACGACCGGGTCGCGCTCACCGGCTACGACCCCGACACCGGCATGCTACGGGCCATCGTCGACACCGACGCCGCAGAGGCCAGGGAGTGGGCGACTGCACTCTACGACGCCTACCGGGAGGAAGCCGAACCCCTCGACCTGGACGCGCCCGAAGCGTAA
- a CDS encoding redox-regulated ATPase YchF gives MSYKIGLVGKPSVGKSTFFNAATMNDVPEGAYPFTTIDPSVGEAYVRVECAAPEFDEECTPNVGFCEDGTRFVPTKLVDVAGLVPGAHEGRGLGNQFLTDLNEADVLVHVVDFSGKTDIEGEPVEDHDPREDIDFLEEELDMWYLEILGKGISRYESGYDGEDDEIEVELAEQMSAFRINKDEIKREILSLDLELDPETWDDADREALAREIRKETKPMVVAANKMDTPEAQANFEEITNDPDYDHLTFVPASAHAEKALKKAAEQGAVEYRPGDLAFDIVGDVSGDQRAGLEAIESFVAEYDGTGVQRALETALFEELGVVPVFPGGANGLGNERGEVLPDCFLLPEGATAEDFAYHIHSDLGEGFLHGVDCRSKRQVGADTVLDDRAVIDIVSTN, from the coding sequence ATGAGTTACAAAATCGGTCTCGTCGGCAAGCCCTCGGTGGGGAAGTCGACGTTCTTCAACGCCGCGACGATGAACGACGTGCCGGAGGGCGCGTACCCGTTCACGACCATCGACCCGTCGGTGGGCGAAGCCTACGTCCGGGTCGAGTGCGCCGCCCCCGAGTTCGACGAGGAGTGCACGCCGAACGTCGGCTTCTGCGAGGACGGCACCCGGTTCGTCCCGACGAAACTGGTCGACGTGGCGGGCCTGGTCCCCGGCGCCCACGAAGGTCGAGGGCTGGGCAACCAGTTCCTCACCGACCTCAACGAGGCCGACGTGCTGGTCCACGTCGTCGACTTCTCGGGCAAGACCGACATCGAGGGCGAACCGGTCGAGGACCACGACCCCCGCGAGGACATCGACTTCCTGGAGGAGGAACTCGACATGTGGTACCTCGAAATCCTCGGGAAGGGCATCTCGCGATACGAGAGCGGCTACGACGGCGAGGACGACGAGATCGAGGTCGAACTCGCCGAACAGATGAGCGCCTTCCGCATCAACAAGGACGAGATAAAGCGCGAGATACTCTCGCTCGACCTCGAACTCGACCCCGAGACGTGGGACGACGCCGACCGCGAGGCGCTGGCCCGCGAGATTCGCAAGGAAACCAAGCCGATGGTCGTCGCCGCGAACAAGATGGACACGCCCGAAGCCCAGGCCAACTTCGAGGAGATAACGAACGACCCCGACTACGACCACCTCACCTTCGTCCCCGCGAGCGCCCACGCCGAGAAGGCCCTGAAGAAGGCCGCCGAGCAGGGCGCGGTCGAGTACCGCCCCGGCGACTTGGCGTTCGACATCGTTGGCGACGTGTCGGGCGACCAACGCGCCGGCCTCGAAGCCATCGAGTCGTTCGTCGCCGAGTACGACGGGACCGGCGTCCAGCGGGCCTTGGAAACCGCGCTGTTCGAGGAACTGGGCGTCGTGCCCGTCTTCCCCGGCGGCGCGAACGGCCTCGGCAACGAGCGCGGGGAGGTCCTGCCGGACTGCTTCCTCCTGCCGGAGGGCGCGACCGCCGAGGACTTCGCGTACCACATCCACTCGGACCTCGGCGAGGGGTTCCTCCACGGCGTCGACTGCCGGAGCAAGCGCCAGGTCGGCGCCGACACCGTGCTGGACGACCGGGCCGTCATCGACATCGTCTCGACGAACTGA
- a CDS encoding helix-turn-helix domain-containing protein, producing the protein MSVVAEFTINADEFLLGQLIASHPNLSVELERVVPAEKRIMPYVWGHGGDLSEFESTLESDPHIKSFAVLDRLPESALYKIEWEEPAEQLIYGITKTNATILEAYGDDEWTFRIRFEDHSGLAAFHSYCTDHGISYRLNRVYTLSDQSREYDAHGLTDVQYETLVAAVRGGYFKIPREISLGELAAEFDVSEQAVSERIRRAADTILHHVLFHPDPDER; encoded by the coding sequence ATGAGCGTCGTCGCGGAGTTCACCATCAACGCCGACGAGTTCCTGCTCGGCCAACTCATCGCGTCCCACCCGAACCTCTCGGTCGAACTCGAACGTGTCGTCCCGGCCGAAAAGCGCATCATGCCCTACGTCTGGGGCCACGGCGGCGACCTCTCGGAGTTCGAGTCGACCCTGGAGTCCGACCCGCACATCAAATCGTTCGCCGTGCTCGACCGACTTCCGGAGAGCGCGCTCTACAAGATAGAATGGGAGGAACCCGCCGAACAACTGATATACGGCATCACGAAGACCAACGCCACCATCCTCGAAGCGTACGGCGACGACGAGTGGACGTTCCGTATCCGGTTCGAAGACCACTCCGGCCTCGCAGCGTTCCACAGCTACTGTACCGACCACGGCATCAGCTACCGCCTCAACCGGGTCTACACGCTCTCGGACCAGTCCCGGGAGTACGACGCCCACGGCTTGACCGACGTCCAGTACGAGACGCTGGTCGCGGCGGTCCGCGGCGGCTACTTCAAGATTCCCCGCGAGATAAGCCTCGGCGAACTCGCCGCGGAGTTCGACGTGTCCGAGCAGGCGGTCTCCGAGCGGATTCGGCGGGCGGCCGACACCATCCTCCATCACGTCCTGTTCCATCCCGACCCCGACGAGCGGTGA
- a CDS encoding DUF7344 domain-containing protein, with protein sequence MSSDNTEHERYLDVLYSTLSHPHRRIVLRYLLRHPGRVPVADLAAEIDLFEADAPVGNPALPAGNPASLVGLHHVHLPKLLDAGLVELESTTRTVSLSPRAASVPLDSRADRGLLDPSRRSAELDSE encoded by the coding sequence ATGAGTTCCGACAACACCGAACACGAACGCTACCTCGACGTCCTGTACAGCACGCTCTCGCACCCCCACCGCAGAATCGTCCTCCGGTACCTGCTCCGCCACCCGGGCCGGGTCCCGGTCGCCGACCTGGCCGCCGAAATCGACCTGTTCGAAGCCGACGCCCCCGTCGGCAACCCGGCGCTTCCGGCCGGCAACCCGGCGTCTCTCGTCGGCCTCCACCACGTCCACCTCCCGAAACTGCTCGACGCCGGCCTCGTCGAACTGGAGTCGACGACTCGCACCGTCTCGCTCTCCCCGCGCGCCGCCAGCGTTCCGCTCGATTCGCGGGCCGACCGCGGACTCCTCGACCCGTCGCGCCGGAGCGCGGAACTGGACTCCGAATAA